In one Vanessa tameamea isolate UH-Manoa-2023 chromosome 10, ilVanTame1 primary haplotype, whole genome shotgun sequence genomic region, the following are encoded:
- the LOC135193451 gene encoding uncharacterized protein LOC135193451, which produces MNKEDVVKCHYIPLSSLKRALNLLETPSKPHDKRCKRNLLQLQMDKSLYETDLRSKKWRNAFQIALRRAIYSHDWDQLVYLLKKSPIWEHASNRSDELPLYIRALTILLMNHPSAKSQELLNDYLHMVHSCRSDQDKKAVIKSLLTLPYKIYGR; this is translated from the exons ATGAACAAAGAAGATGTCGTCAAATGTCATTATATTCCTTTAAGTAGTCTG AAACGAGCGCTAAACTTACTAGAAACTCCGAGTAAACCACACGACAAACGCTGTAAAAGAAATCTTCTTCAGTTGCAAATGGACAAAAGTTTGTATGAGACTGATTTAAGGAGTAAGAAATGGAGGAATGCCTTCCAAATAGCTCTGCGTCGAGCTATCTACTCTCATGATTGGGATCAACtcgtctatctcttaaagaaaTCACCAATATGGGAGCATGCTTCTAATAGAAGTGATGAACTGCCACTTTATATCAGg gCTTTAACAATACTTCTAATGAATCATCCAAGTGCTAAGTCACAGGAATTATTAAACGACTACTTGCACATGGTTCACTCCTGTCGATCTGATCAAGATAAAAAAGCTGTCATCAAATCGCTGCTCACTCTACCATACAAGATCTATGGTcgatag
- the Mh gene encoding DNA-dependent metalloprotease dvc-1 isoform X1 — protein sequence MNLADPDLELVDPTPNVHALFIHFDKIFFWTQLASRAVVRWSKRMYSCAGTCSYDRCICDIALSEPLLKLRPRKDLVETLLHEMIHAYLFITDRDRDRDGHGPNFQKHMHRINKAAGLNISIYHDFHDEVKLYQTHWWRCDGPCQFKKPHFGIVRRSMNRAPGPSDFWWNSHKRNCGGNFVKFKEPEKHQKKKAPNPKPVADITKYTKKTNKDSKTEKISKPVLKDSNMLPDKSNTFTKSNSSSTIVVTKKNNIVFNPQVPKPLVVFSGKGQTISDTSTTNSEDVVERVRNVWANKDLPMTFSNTKVSTNTKNLNKHKAEEIDVSSPPAKIKKIDDYFKRNATSVLKDLYGQDFVITEVNSNKRLSVVSVQSDSVDCPVCSSKISSTEINKHLDECLNKEIIETICNDNEDIKPVIIVKADPDKVNNNIPANVSYSNYTNDEKSKSFKNDIKVPNIQTKSIDSNDVPLQFLNIKTECVDLTDLPNSNALIETSETNIKNESVLNNNGQAKNRRSGAFVSAKLEKVDFKSTPTSPPRIKIEPGCSENIDSSVEQKCPCCGEIVTKTIEEHFDECLAFFDNNTTIPTEGASTSFANETIVIDDDSDICDETLTLNATGTKSPCPCCLKMIELADMNDHLDICLS from the exons ATGAACTTAGCAGATCCCGATTTAGAATTGGTAGATCCGACGCCGAACGTTCATGCACTATTCATacatttcgataaaatatttttttggactCAACTAGCAAGTAGGGCTGTAGTCCGCTGGAGCAAGCGCATGTACTCTTGTGCGGGGACATGTTC TTATGATAGATGCATCTGTGATATAGCTTTAAGTGAACCATTGCTCAAATTGAGACCCCGCAAGGACCTAGTTGAGACACTCCTGCATGAGATGATCCATGCCTATCTCTTCATCACTGATAGGGATAGAGACCGAGATGGACATGGGCCAAATTTCCAAAAACACATGCACAGAATAAATAAAGCAGCTGGTCTGAACATCAGTATTTATCATGATTTCCATGAtgag gtGAAACTTTATCAAACTCATTGGTGGAGATGTGATGGACCATGTCAATTCAAAAAACCACATTTCGGCATTGTAAGGCGTTCAATGAATAGAGCACCGGGACCATCAGACTTCTGGTGGAATAGTCATAAAAGAAACTGTGGAGGTAATTTCGTTAAATTTAAAGAACCTGAAAAACACCAAAAGAAAAAAGCACCTAATCCTAAACCAGTGGctgatattactaaatatactaaGAAAACGAATAAGGATAGCAAAACTGAAAAGATTTCTAAACCTGTTTTAAAAGATTCTAATATGCTACCTgataaatcaaatacatttactAAAAGTAATAGTTCTAGTACCATAGTTGTGACCAAAAAGAATAACATAGTTTTTAATCCTCAAGTTCCAAAGCCTCTTGTTGTGTTCAGTGGTAAAGGGCAGACTATTAGTGACACAAGTACGACAAACTCAGAAGATGTTGTTGAAAGGGTTCGAAATGTTTGGGCAAATAAAGATTTGCCAATGACATTCTCTAATACAAAAGTTAGtacaaacacaaaaaatttgaataaacataAGGCTGAAGAAATAGATGTTTCTTCGCCTCCAgccaaaataaagaaaatagatGATTATTTCAAACGTAATGCCACATCAGTTCTGAAGGACTTGTATGGACAAGATTTTGTTATTACAgaagtaaatagtaataaaagacTATCAGTTGTATCTGTCCAATCAGATTCGGTTGATTGTCCAGTTTGCAGTAGTAAAATAAGTAGTACAGAAATTAACAAGCATTTAGATGAATGCCTTAATAAAGAAATCATCGAAACTATTTGCAATGATAATGAAGATATAAAACCTGTTATAATCGTTAAGGCAGATCctgataaagtaaataataacattccTGCCAATGTTTCCTattcaaattatacaaatgatGAAAAAAGCAAGTCATTTAAGAATGATATAAAAGTCCCTAACATACAGACAAAATCAATTGACTCGAATGATGTACCATtacaatttcttaatataaaaacagaatGTGTCGACTTGACTGACTTACCAAATAGTAATGCATTGATTGAAACATCAGAGACAAATATTAAGAATgaaagtgttttaaataataatggtcAGGCAAAGAATAGAAGATCTGGTGCATTTGTATCTGCAAAGCTTGAAAAGGTAGATTTTAAATCGACACCAACATCACCACCAAGAATAAAAATAGAGCCTGGCTGCAGTGAAAACATTGATTCGTCAGTTGAACAAAAATGTCCATGCTGTGGGGAGATAGTAACTAAAACCATTGAAGAACACTTCGATGAATGTTTGGCATTTTTCGATAACAACACCACAATACCCACTGAAGGTGCTTCAACAAGTTTTGCAAACGAAACAATAGTCATTGATGATGATAGTGATATATGTGATGAAACGTTGACACTTAATGCTACTGGAACCAAATCACCTTGTCCGTGCTGCCTTAAAATGATTGAGCTAGCCGACATGAACGATCATTTGGATATCTGTTTGagttaa
- the Mh gene encoding DNA-dependent metalloprotease SPRTN isoform X2, whose product MFVKLYQTHWWRCDGPCQFKKPHFGIVRRSMNRAPGPSDFWWNSHKRNCGGNFVKFKEPEKHQKKKAPNPKPVADITKYTKKTNKDSKTEKISKPVLKDSNMLPDKSNTFTKSNSSSTIVVTKKNNIVFNPQVPKPLVVFSGKGQTISDTSTTNSEDVVERVRNVWANKDLPMTFSNTKVSTNTKNLNKHKAEEIDVSSPPAKIKKIDDYFKRNATSVLKDLYGQDFVITEVNSNKRLSVVSVQSDSVDCPVCSSKISSTEINKHLDECLNKEIIETICNDNEDIKPVIIVKADPDKVNNNIPANVSYSNYTNDEKSKSFKNDIKVPNIQTKSIDSNDVPLQFLNIKTECVDLTDLPNSNALIETSETNIKNESVLNNNGQAKNRRSGAFVSAKLEKVDFKSTPTSPPRIKIEPGCSENIDSSVEQKCPCCGEIVTKTIEEHFDECLAFFDNNTTIPTEGASTSFANETIVIDDDSDICDETLTLNATGTKSPCPCCLKMIELADMNDHLDICLS is encoded by the exons ATGTTC gtGAAACTTTATCAAACTCATTGGTGGAGATGTGATGGACCATGTCAATTCAAAAAACCACATTTCGGCATTGTAAGGCGTTCAATGAATAGAGCACCGGGACCATCAGACTTCTGGTGGAATAGTCATAAAAGAAACTGTGGAGGTAATTTCGTTAAATTTAAAGAACCTGAAAAACACCAAAAGAAAAAAGCACCTAATCCTAAACCAGTGGctgatattactaaatatactaaGAAAACGAATAAGGATAGCAAAACTGAAAAGATTTCTAAACCTGTTTTAAAAGATTCTAATATGCTACCTgataaatcaaatacatttactAAAAGTAATAGTTCTAGTACCATAGTTGTGACCAAAAAGAATAACATAGTTTTTAATCCTCAAGTTCCAAAGCCTCTTGTTGTGTTCAGTGGTAAAGGGCAGACTATTAGTGACACAAGTACGACAAACTCAGAAGATGTTGTTGAAAGGGTTCGAAATGTTTGGGCAAATAAAGATTTGCCAATGACATTCTCTAATACAAAAGTTAGtacaaacacaaaaaatttgaataaacataAGGCTGAAGAAATAGATGTTTCTTCGCCTCCAgccaaaataaagaaaatagatGATTATTTCAAACGTAATGCCACATCAGTTCTGAAGGACTTGTATGGACAAGATTTTGTTATTACAgaagtaaatagtaataaaagacTATCAGTTGTATCTGTCCAATCAGATTCGGTTGATTGTCCAGTTTGCAGTAGTAAAATAAGTAGTACAGAAATTAACAAGCATTTAGATGAATGCCTTAATAAAGAAATCATCGAAACTATTTGCAATGATAATGAAGATATAAAACCTGTTATAATCGTTAAGGCAGATCctgataaagtaaataataacattccTGCCAATGTTTCCTattcaaattatacaaatgatGAAAAAAGCAAGTCATTTAAGAATGATATAAAAGTCCCTAACATACAGACAAAATCAATTGACTCGAATGATGTACCATtacaatttcttaatataaaaacagaatGTGTCGACTTGACTGACTTACCAAATAGTAATGCATTGATTGAAACATCAGAGACAAATATTAAGAATgaaagtgttttaaataataatggtcAGGCAAAGAATAGAAGATCTGGTGCATTTGTATCTGCAAAGCTTGAAAAGGTAGATTTTAAATCGACACCAACATCACCACCAAGAATAAAAATAGAGCCTGGCTGCAGTGAAAACATTGATTCGTCAGTTGAACAAAAATGTCCATGCTGTGGGGAGATAGTAACTAAAACCATTGAAGAACACTTCGATGAATGTTTGGCATTTTTCGATAACAACACCACAATACCCACTGAAGGTGCTTCAACAAGTTTTGCAAACGAAACAATAGTCATTGATGATGATAGTGATATATGTGATGAAACGTTGACACTTAATGCTACTGGAACCAAATCACCTTGTCCGTGCTGCCTTAAAATGATTGAGCTAGCCGACATGAACGATCATTTGGATATCTGTTTGagttaa
- the LOC113395937 gene encoding peripherin-2-like: MARGDTLTKDGRRLASVLRALLIAQLTISLVMVIYSYNTSYKIMSLLKRIHKFKVLLIYTLILLQAYCMKLHYTSGFRLVSWMLRCPQWSRVGSVARLWLLSGTLLAANGLLVHAACKTTLKALMKELSSTLRIGMTQYLAEPTWKQFIDTMQIELNCCGADHPEDWHDVPWINIDFLNEDEELVIKLSGTDGKMKLPISPYSCCSPHVLNACYHDPLQQEQVEDGGVRSLQNRGCRAAAQTPLARVAFAVHVLTVLCVLLQLLIMLLTHLLRGATKCAKLEESSASGRRRGLRTRSFPYLS, encoded by the exons ATGGCTCGAGGCGACACGCTTACTAAAGACGGCCGACGGTTGGCGAGCGTTCTTCGCGCGCTGTTGATAGCTCAGTTGACGATCTCATTGGTCATGGTGATATATAGCTATAAcacttcatataaaattatgtcattATTGAAAAGAATACATAAG TTTAAAGTGTTGCTAATCTACACATTGATATTGCTACAAGCTTACTGTATGAAACTTCATTACACGAGTGGTTTCCGTTTGGTATCGTGGATGCTACGTTGTCCGCAATGGAGCCGAGTGGGGTCAGTCGCTAGACTGTGGCTCCTCAGCGGAACCCTTCTCGCTGCTAACGGTCTTCTGGTCCATGCTGCCTGCAAGACCACACTGAAG gCTTTAATGAAAGAATTGTCATCAACTTTGCGTATCGGCATGACTCAGTACCTTGCCGAACCGACCTGGAAGCAGTTCATAGACACGATGCAG ATAGAGCTGAACTGCTGCGGTGCAGACCATCCGGAGGACTGGCACGACGTCCCCTGGATCAACATTGACTTCCTCAACGAGGACGAAGAACTCGTAATAAA GTTGTCGGGCACGGACGGTAAAATGAAGCTTCCCATTTCACCCTATTCGTGCTGTTCGCCGCACGTCCTGAACGCCTGCTACCACGACCCCTTACAGCAA GAGCAGGTGGAGGACGGAGGCGTGAGGTCGCTGCAGAATCGAGGATGTCGCGCGGCTGCTCAGACCCCTCTCGCACGCGTTGCGTTCGCCGTGCACGTGCTCACCGTCCTTTGTGTCCTCTTACAG TTGCTCATAATGCTGCTGACACACTTGCTGCGCGGTGCAACGAAATGTGCAAAG tTAGAGGAGTCAAGTGCGAGCGGCCGGAGACGTGGCTTGCGCACGCGCAGCTTTCCCTACCTTTcataa